In the Aliarcobacter cryaerophilus genome, one interval contains:
- a CDS encoding type II toxin-antitoxin system HipA family toxin: MEKIYVNIDDTNVGELFFEKDKNQYGFNYLKNYKPISLIMPYKSSSYIWKYKLHPIFDMNMPEGYLFELFKKYLTKEYGYIDDFLVFSHICSNIQSRLTYKSEFEKKEFFSFDLNEVMQNDTQETFYKIVTTFLDKNAISGIQPKSLAILEDKESLISKEYIIKTWADEYPQLALNEYFCLKAILKTDVKIPNIKVSKNGKFLLVERFNYDKQTDSFLGFEEILCLLGKNKDEKYSGSYEQISKVIYSVSTQKLEDMKSFYKLIIMNYLLKNGDAHLKNFGILYSSDFSQIFFAPAYDVVNTVVYFHKDRPALSMFGKKVWFGKKELVKFGIQNCYLNENEANEIYELCIKALKSSIFELEEYLKSDKSFEEIGTKMLNIWKLSLDEKTYKEIPNETI, encoded by the coding sequence ATGGAAAAAATATATGTAAATATAGATGATACAAATGTTGGTGAGTTATTTTTTGAAAAAGATAAAAATCAATATGGATTTAATTATTTGAAAAATTATAAACCAATCTCTTTGATTATGCCTTATAAAAGCTCCTCTTATATTTGGAAATATAAACTTCACCCAATTTTTGATATGAATATGCCAGAAGGTTATCTTTTTGAACTTTTTAAAAAATATTTGACAAAAGAGTATGGATATATTGATGATTTTTTAGTTTTTTCTCATATTTGTTCAAATATTCAAAGTAGATTAACATACAAAAGTGAGTTTGAAAAAAAAGAGTTTTTCTCTTTTGATTTAAATGAAGTTATGCAAAATGATACACAAGAGACATTTTACAAAATTGTTACAACTTTTTTGGATAAAAATGCAATCTCAGGAATTCAGCCAAAATCTTTGGCAATTTTAGAAGATAAAGAGAGTCTAATCTCAAAAGAGTACATAATAAAAACTTGGGCGGATGAATATCCACAACTTGCGCTAAATGAGTATTTTTGTTTAAAAGCTATTCTTAAAACAGATGTAAAAATCCCAAATATAAAAGTTTCTAAAAATGGCAAATTTTTATTGGTAGAGCGATTTAATTATGATAAACAAACTGATAGTTTTTTGGGCTTTGAAGAGATACTTTGCCTGCTTGGGAAAAATAAAGATGAAAAATATAGTGGAAGTTATGAACAAATATCAAAAGTGATTTATAGTGTAAGTACTCAAAAACTTGAAGATATGAAAAGCTTTTATAAACTAATAATCATGAATTATTTGCTTAAAAATGGTGATGCTCATCTTAAAAATTTTGGAATACTTTATAGTAGTGATTTTTCGCAAATTTTTTTTGCACCAGCTTATGATGTGGTAAATACAGTTGTATATTTTCATAAAGATAGACCAGCTTTAAGTATGTTTGGAAAAAAAGTTTGGTTTGGAAAAAAAGAGCTTGTTAAGTTTGGGATACAAAACTGTTATTTAAATGAAAATGAGGCAAATGAAATATATGAACTTTGTATAAAAGCTTTGAAAAGTTCTATATTTGAGCTTGAAGAGTATTTGAAAAGTGATAAAAGTTTTGAAGAGATTGGAACAAAGATGTTAAATATTTGGAAGTTATCACTTGATGAAAAAACATACAAGGAGATACCAAATGAAACTATATGA
- a CDS encoding helix-turn-helix domain-containing protein: MKLYEIGQKIRILREEKKLTQEELANICGISRVTLGKVEKGELGNTSVKTLDLILDSLGFEIEFKTKQNFGLPSLDEL; the protein is encoded by the coding sequence ATGAAACTATATGAAATAGGGCAAAAAATTAGAATTTTAAGAGAAGAAAAAAAACTAACTCAAGAAGAACTTGCAAATATTTGTGGAATAAGTAGAGTAACTTTAGGCAAAGTTGAAAAGGGTGAACTTGGAAATACAAGTGTTAAAACTCTTGATTTGATTTTAGATAGTTTAGGTTTTGAAATAGAGTTTAAAACCAAACAAAATTTTGGACTTCCTAGTTTGGATGAGTTGTAA
- a CDS encoding GNAT family N-acetyltransferase: MQDLKFRVLKKDDIKAVVELINKAYRENNPNSWTSEAHLLSGIRVNEDMLNEILENKNIVTYIALLDEKIVATIQTKIEAEDIHIGLFAVHPDFQSFGVGKKLLAFAEESSKKLWKKSSFVMEVISNRVELRDYYIRRGYKDTKTFIEFPKSNYWLPLVDEELKLLVLRKEILR, translated from the coding sequence ATGCAAGATTTAAAATTTAGAGTATTAAAAAAAGATGATATAAAAGCAGTTGTAGAACTAATAAACAAAGCATATAGAGAAAACAATCCAAACTCTTGGACAAGTGAAGCTCATTTACTTAGTGGAATTAGGGTAAATGAAGATATGCTAAATGAAATTTTAGAGAATAAAAATATAGTTACATATATAGCTTTATTAGATGAAAAAATTGTAGCAACAATTCAAACAAAGATAGAAGCTGAAGATATACATATTGGGCTTTTTGCAGTTCATCCAGATTTTCAAAGCTTTGGAGTAGGGAAAAAGCTTTTAGCTTTTGCAGAAGAAAGCTCTAAAAAACTTTGGAAAAAATCAAGCTTTGTGATGGAAGTAATCTCAAATAGAGTTGAGCTAAGAGATTACTATATTAGAAGAGGTTATAAAGATACAAAGACTTTTATAGAGTTTCCAAAATCAAATTATTGGTTACCACTTGTAGATGAAGAGTTAAAACTTTTGGTTTTGAGAAAAGAAATTTTAAGGTAG
- a CDS encoding autotransporter assembly complex protein TamA, whose translation MFKIFLIISILFLNSLANDIKTIEYKGDIDLVLGDFSKSNLDAICGFSYPEIYKIWKKNPTFTSKDIENCSELLKEYSQSLGFYKAKIDYEIKNDIATINIFRNEAIKVSSIKVEDEYKKFVNFTKDEVFISSKFSESKKNIRKYLNENGYAKADINAKAYVNLDEYKVELIYIITKNKLQYFGDINIQNSANLSQELLQKHIEFKKGDIYNSRLLDKTYENLYNFGIYKTIIVEPNFNSNSDFIPVNIKLEEGFFKENSFGFGYDTDKKFRFKAQHKNENFLGDLKQFTIGTKVNSEGYELYNNIFDPYFIKDNISLNNDISYENMDYTSYSQKKIENKLTFSKEIFTLPNSVGFLAEHSTIKSDLKEYKSGTYLLNSLFYEIKLDRRDDSLNPKDGYFLSFYIEDGSKFIGSEYDYLKTVSDLKYIKTFDNLTASFKTKIGTLDRDLPIFKHFFAGGAYSNRGYAYEKVGVKDSDDNPYGGLSMIDSSLEFEYNIYKNIGIVTFFDSTMLSLESNNFNDKFYNSFGFGARYYTPIGPFRVDFGFPKDDGGFVFHIGIGQVF comes from the coding sequence TTGTTTAAAATATTTTTAATTATTTCAATACTATTTTTAAACTCTTTAGCAAATGATATAAAAACTATTGAGTATAAAGGCGATATAGATTTAGTTTTAGGTGATTTTTCTAAATCAAACCTTGATGCTATATGTGGTTTTTCATATCCAGAGATTTATAAAATTTGGAAAAAAAATCCAACTTTTACTTCTAAAGATATAGAAAATTGTAGTGAATTATTAAAAGAGTATTCACAAAGCTTAGGTTTTTATAAAGCTAAAATTGATTACGAGATTAAAAATGATATTGCGACAATAAATATATTTAGAAATGAAGCAATAAAAGTTTCATCTATAAAAGTAGAAGATGAGTATAAAAAATTTGTAAATTTTACAAAAGATGAGGTTTTTATATCTTCTAAATTTAGTGAATCAAAAAAAAATATAAGAAAATATTTAAATGAAAATGGCTATGCAAAAGCAGATATAAATGCCAAAGCTTACGTAAATTTGGATGAGTACAAAGTTGAGTTAATTTACATAATAACAAAAAACAAGCTTCAATACTTTGGTGATATCAATATTCAAAATAGTGCAAATCTTAGTCAAGAGCTTTTACAAAAGCATATAGAGTTTAAAAAAGGAGATATTTATAATTCTAGACTTCTTGATAAAACTTATGAAAATCTATATAACTTTGGGATTTATAAAACTATTATAGTTGAACCAAATTTTAATTCAAATAGTGATTTTATTCCTGTAAATATAAAATTAGAAGAGGGCTTTTTTAAAGAAAACAGTTTTGGGTTTGGTTATGACACTGATAAAAAATTTAGATTTAAAGCTCAACATAAAAATGAGAATTTTTTAGGAGATTTAAAGCAGTTTACTATTGGAACAAAGGTAAATAGCGAAGGTTATGAACTTTATAATAATATCTTTGATCCATATTTTATAAAAGATAATATCTCTTTAAATAATGATATTTCGTATGAAAATATGGATTATACAAGTTATTCTCAAAAGAAGATAGAAAATAAATTAACTTTTTCAAAAGAGATTTTCACTTTACCAAATAGTGTTGGATTTTTAGCTGAGCACTCTACGATTAAATCAGATTTAAAAGAGTACAAAAGTGGAACTTATCTTTTAAACTCCTTGTTTTATGAGATTAAATTAGATAGAAGAGATGATAGTTTAAATCCTAAAGATGGATATTTTTTATCTTTTTATATTGAAGATGGATCAAAATTTATAGGAAGTGAGTATGATTATTTAAAAACTGTTTCTGATTTAAAATATATTAAAACTTTTGATAATCTTACTGCTTCTTTTAAAACAAAAATAGGTACTCTTGATAGAGATTTGCCTATTTTTAAACACTTTTTTGCTGGAGGTGCATATAGTAATAGAGGTTATGCTTACGAAAAAGTTGGTGTAAAAGATAGTGATGATAATCCATATGGTGGGCTTAGTATGATAGATAGTAGTTTGGAATTTGAGTATAATATTTATAAAAATATTGGTATTGTTACTTTTTTTGACTCTACAATGCTTAGTTTAGAGTCAAATAATTTTAATGATAAATTCTACAACTCTTTTGGTTTTGGTGCTAGATATTATACTCCAATTGGTCCATTTAGAGTTGATTTTGGTTTTCCAAAAGATGATGGTGGATTTGTATTTCATATAGGAATAGGGCAAGTGTTTTGA
- a CDS encoding translocation/assembly module TamB domain-containing protein, giving the protein MNLNTKNLKKIMFDFNIKNLNPNNIYKLDNNIKISKISSNIKGEFEDNLTLKSNTILNDSFNIDVEVKNKNSNLETKFENISFKSILNKNSEALNIKTDIKELNLFEKELKKILEIPDLNLFGFVNINLEILKNRVNFDILTPKISFLNQNIENIDIKGNFEEERVIFDNIDFHINKIYDINFNKKFTLLKKAFFNISNFSSNFEFENITINSSKDKKDLILNITTKDFFVEHLLYGKGFINSNVDININENSKIYISGFVNPNKLVSSYNIPALNISNDRDIIIVNSGDNEIKKDFFTKNIALDLKIISKEIKYITKNIELKLDADLQIKKEFEEDLRIFGRVSNINGVFSQLGKTYKIENSNLQFRGLETINPILDIKANTKIDNVEIFIDITGNMENPRLNLKSNPPMNSKDILSYLIFGTKFSNSSMNEQNKEAQASLFILNELSKDYVKELGIDILHFDYDPKTQYIETTVGKKIGEKNQIIIKNKATNGELIFLRELTKLWNLELGLMEKTQSIDLIYKKRY; this is encoded by the coding sequence ATGAATTTAAACACAAAAAATCTTAAAAAAATTATGTTTGATTTTAATATAAAAAATTTAAATCCAAACAATATTTATAAATTAGATAACAATATAAAAATTTCAAAGATAAGCTCAAATATAAAAGGAGAGTTTGAAGATAACCTTACTTTAAAATCAAATACTATTTTAAATGATAGTTTTAATATAGATGTTGAAGTAAAAAATAAAAATAGTAATCTTGAAACAAAGTTTGAAAATATCTCTTTTAAATCAATTTTAAATAAAAATTCTGAAGCTTTAAATATAAAAACAGATATAAAAGAGCTTAATTTATTTGAAAAAGAGTTAAAAAAGATTTTGGAAATTCCAGATTTAAATCTTTTTGGTTTTGTAAATATTAATTTAGAGATATTAAAAAATCGAGTTAATTTTGATATTTTAACTCCTAAGATTTCTTTTCTTAATCAAAATATAGAAAATATAGATATAAAAGGAAATTTTGAAGAGGAGAGAGTTATTTTTGATAATATAGATTTTCATATAAATAAGATATATGATATAAATTTTAATAAAAAATTTACATTATTAAAAAAGGCTTTTTTTAATATATCAAATTTTTCTTCAAACTTTGAGTTTGAAAATATAACTATAAATAGTTCAAAAGATAAGAAAGATTTGATTTTAAATATAACTACAAAAGATTTCTTTGTAGAGCACCTTTTGTATGGAAAAGGATTTATAAATTCTAATGTGGATATTAATATTAATGAAAATAGTAAAATCTATATATCTGGCTTTGTAAACCCCAATAAATTAGTAAGTTCTTATAATATTCCAGCTTTAAATATTAGTAATGATAGAGATATAATTATTGTAAATAGTGGAGATAATGAGATAAAAAAAGATTTTTTTACCAAAAATATTGCACTTGATTTAAAAATTATCTCAAAAGAGATTAAATATATTACAAAAAATATAGAACTAAAACTAGATGCTGATTTACAAATCAAAAAAGAGTTTGAAGAAGATTTAAGAATTTTTGGAAGAGTTTCAAATATAAATGGAGTTTTTAGTCAACTTGGAAAAACATATAAAATAGAGAATTCAAATTTACAATTTAGAGGGTTAGAAACTATAAACCCTATTTTGGATATTAAAGCAAATACAAAAATTGATAATGTAGAGATTTTTATTGATATTACAGGTAATATGGAAAACCCTAGATTAAACTTAAAATCAAATCCACCTATGAACTCAAAAGATATTTTGTCTTATTTGATTTTTGGAACAAAATTTTCAAATAGTTCGATGAATGAACAAAATAAAGAGGCACAAGCTTCTTTATTTATATTAAATGAGTTATCAAAAGATTATGTAAAAGAGTTAGGAATTGATATATTACACTTTGATTATGATCCAAAAACTCAATATATAGAGACAACAGTTGGTAAAAAAATAGGTGAAAAAAATCAAATTATAATTAAAAACAAAGCTACAAATGGAGAGTTAATTTTTTTAAGAGAGCTTACAAAACTTTGGAATTTGGAGTTGGGTCTTATGGAAAAGACCCAAAGTATAGATTTGATTTATAAAAAAAGGTATTAA
- a CDS encoding transglycosylase domain-containing protein produces the protein MLKFLTKAIIFLGVIVGAITFVYLYDLYQEIKDDIDSVVNYNPKQSTQFFDKNGKLLANTFKDENREYVNYDDIPARVLEGLVAIEDTQFFEHFGVNPDAISRAVIKNIQSGGYSEGASTLTQQLIKVLLLSREKKIIRKVKEALLAVRLETILTKEEILERYLNHVYFGHGYYGVKTAAKGYFKKNLYELTLKEIAILVGLPRAPSFYDPTKNLQVSLARANQVITRMHTLGWINNEQFEESINETPTIYNQTLTQNIAPYAIDYAVSELVNDIPDILYGGYKVYLTIDLETQEIANAAIKKAYDEAMQRDKNIRDGSKNPDNDAFTKELNAAMLTLESSTGRILAMVGGVDYNQSVFNRAFQSKRQAGSAIKPFLYQTALNEGYNPASQLFDIGRTYTYTVNGQQKKWQPKNYGGNFQGIVSLRDSLVQSRNLSTLNLVTDVGVNTTTDDLKRYGFKDIVDNLSVTLGSMSVNLIEFSQAYTIFSNNGVQVKPYIVEQIVNKDGKSVTFEPQRKELNPPEQSYLITSILKDVVTKGTGRRAAVDGIELAGKTGTTNDNIDAWFCGYSPSIQTIVWFGNDNNTPMRRAETGSTIAAPAFSYFFKKYLEIHPEIPRTFTKPNNVYSGEFMGKEELYTDISPLPDIDSQIIIDQTSPDGNSMEF, from the coding sequence ATGTTAAAATTTTTAACAAAAGCGATAATATTTTTAGGAGTAATTGTTGGAGCTATTACTTTTGTATATCTATACGATTTATATCAAGAGATAAAAGATGATATTGATAGTGTTGTAAACTACAATCCAAAACAAAGTACACAATTTTTTGATAAAAATGGGAAACTTTTGGCAAATACTTTTAAAGATGAAAATAGAGAGTATGTAAACTATGACGATATTCCAGCAAGGGTATTAGAAGGACTTGTTGCTATTGAAGATACTCAGTTTTTTGAACATTTTGGAGTAAATCCAGACGCAATTAGTAGAGCTGTTATAAAAAATATTCAATCAGGTGGATATAGTGAAGGAGCTAGTACTCTTACTCAGCAACTTATAAAAGTTTTACTTTTAAGTAGAGAAAAAAAGATTATAAGAAAAGTAAAAGAGGCTTTATTAGCTGTAAGACTTGAAACAATTCTTACAAAAGAGGAGATTTTGGAGAGATATTTAAACCATGTATATTTTGGGCATGGTTATTATGGTGTAAAAACTGCTGCAAAAGGTTATTTTAAAAAGAATCTATATGAATTAACTTTAAAAGAGATAGCTATTTTAGTTGGACTTCCAAGAGCTCCTAGTTTTTATGACCCAACAAAAAATCTTCAAGTTTCACTTGCAAGGGCAAATCAAGTTATAACAAGAATGCATACTTTAGGTTGGATTAATAATGAACAGTTTGAAGAGTCAATAAACGAAACTCCAACTATTTATAACCAGACTTTAACTCAAAATATAGCTCCATATGCTATTGATTATGCTGTTAGTGAGCTTGTAAATGATATTCCTGATATCTTATATGGTGGATACAAAGTATATTTAACAATAGATTTAGAGACTCAAGAAATTGCAAATGCTGCTATAAAAAAAGCTTACGATGAAGCTATGCAAAGAGATAAAAATATAAGAGATGGTTCAAAAAATCCAGATAATGACGCTTTTACAAAAGAGCTAAATGCGGCAATGCTTACTTTAGAAAGTAGCACTGGAAGAATTTTGGCAATGGTTGGTGGAGTTGATTATAATCAATCAGTATTTAATAGAGCTTTCCAATCAAAAAGACAAGCAGGAAGTGCAATAAAACCATTTTTATATCAAACTGCTTTAAATGAAGGCTATAATCCAGCTAGTCAGCTTTTCGACATAGGAAGAACATATACATATACTGTTAATGGGCAACAAAAAAAATGGCAACCAAAAAATTATGGTGGAAATTTTCAAGGAATTGTAAGTCTTAGAGACTCTCTTGTGCAATCAAGAAATTTATCAACACTAAACTTAGTAACAGATGTTGGAGTAAATACTACTACGGATGATTTAAAAAGATATGGATTTAAAGATATAGTTGATAACTTATCTGTAACTTTAGGTTCAATGAGTGTAAATTTAATAGAGTTTAGTCAAGCTTATACAATTTTTTCAAACAATGGAGTACAAGTAAAACCATATATTGTTGAACAAATTGTAAATAAAGATGGAAAAAGTGTAACTTTTGAACCACAAAGAAAAGAGCTTAATCCTCCTGAGCAATCATATTTAATTACTTCAATTTTAAAAGATGTTGTAACAAAAGGAACAGGAAGAAGAGCAGCAGTTGATGGTATAGAACTAGCTGGAAAAACAGGTACAACTAATGATAATATAGATGCTTGGTTTTGTGGTTATTCTCCATCTATTCAAACTATTGTTTGGTTTGGAAATGATAATAATACACCAATGAGAAGAGCAGAAACAGGAAGCACAATAGCAGCTCCAGCATTTTCATATTTTTTCAAAAAATATCTTGAGATTCATCCTGAAATTCCACGAACTTTTACAAAACCAAACAATGTTTATAGTGGCGAATTTATGGGTAAAGAAGAACTTTATACAGATATATCACCACTTCCTGATATAGATTCTCAAATAATTATAGACCAAACATCTCCAGATGGAAATAGTATGGAATTTTAA
- a CDS encoding ATP-binding cassette domain-containing protein translates to MIDIKELEISFNNKSLVDIAFTIKSSTALIGESGSGKSLTLKAILNLLSSSLEVKKNISSDFELSFDTIGFIPQNPFTSLSSMTKIKNQIFCSDEKKQEVFKLLDLPLEILEKYPSQISGGQTQRVVIAIALSRDIKLLLLDEPTTALDFENKTNIVNIVKDLKDKLNINILFVTHDIESIKDICDDIVIIKNGYVVEFGKTQEVLNNPQNEYTKKLLNSSFKNKKFRN, encoded by the coding sequence TTGATAGATATAAAAGAGTTAGAAATTAGTTTCAATAATAAAAGCTTAGTTGATATTGCTTTTACTATAAAAAGTTCAACAGCTCTAATAGGAGAGAGTGGAAGTGGAAAATCACTTACACTAAAAGCTATCTTAAATCTCCTATCTAGTTCACTAGAAGTAAAGAAAAATATAAGTAGTGATTTTGAATTGAGTTTTGATACGATTGGGTTTATTCCTCAAAATCCTTTTACATCATTATCATCTATGACAAAGATAAAAAATCAGATTTTCTGTAGTGATGAAAAAAAACAAGAGGTTTTTAAACTTTTAGATTTACCTTTAGAAATTTTAGAAAAATATCCTTCACAAATAAGTGGTGGACAAACGCAAAGAGTTGTAATTGCAATAGCTCTAAGCCGTGATATAAAACTTCTTTTACTTGATGAACCAACAACTGCACTTGATTTTGAAAATAAAACAAATATTGTAAATATTGTAAAAGATTTAAAAGATAAGCTAAATATTAATATACTTTTTGTAACTCACGATATTGAATCAATCAAAGATATTTGTGATGATATTGTTATTATAAAAAATGGATATGTTGTTGAATTTGGGAAAACTCAAGAAGTTTTAAATAACCCACAAAATGAATATACGAAAAAGCTTTTAAACTCAAGCTTTAAAAACAAAAAATTTAGGAATTAA
- the gpmI gene encoding 2,3-bisphosphoglycerate-independent phosphoglycerate mutase, translating into MSKKTVLIITDGIGHNSSCNFNAFCNAKKPTYDYLFSNVPYSLIHTYGEYVGLPDNQMGNSEVGHMTIGSGRVLYQDLVKIHLAIKNDTLKDNVIVKNTIEKSNNIHLIGLASDGGVHSHIDHIIALAKIAQNKNKKVWLHLITDGRDVAPDCAKIYIEKVINICNENIKIATIGGRYYGMDRDNRWDRVELAYNAIANATPKTKDNILDFIDNSYKNEIFDEFLIPTALDGYDGIKDGDGVIFCNFRSDRARELSSVFAKNDFKEFEKKTLNVQIASMTQYDKNIPIPVIFEKDNPTNTLAQVISDAGLSQLHTAETEKYAHVTFFFNGGVEEPFLNETRVLIPSPNVATYDLQPQMSAPKVGEAVRTAMKNQTDFIVVNFANGDMVGHTGVYEAAIKAVEAVDYELGLILEEAKKENYNIVLTSDHGNCEMMKDENGNTLTNHTVGDVYCFVIAPNITKVKEGSLNNIAPTVLKLMGLDIPKEMDEPLI; encoded by the coding sequence ATGAGTAAAAAAACAGTTTTAATTATAACAGATGGTATTGGACACAATAGTTCTTGCAATTTCAATGCCTTTTGTAATGCAAAAAAACCAACATATGATTATCTTTTTTCAAATGTACCTTATAGCTTAATCCACACATATGGAGAGTATGTTGGATTACCAGATAATCAAATGGGAAATAGTGAAGTTGGACATATGACTATTGGAAGTGGAAGAGTTTTATATCAAGATTTAGTAAAAATACATTTAGCTATCAAAAATGATACACTTAAAGATAATGTTATTGTAAAAAATACAATTGAAAAATCAAACAATATTCATCTAATTGGACTTGCTAGTGATGGAGGAGTTCACTCTCATATTGATCACATTATTGCCTTAGCAAAAATAGCCCAAAATAAAAATAAAAAAGTTTGGCTTCATCTTATTACAGATGGAAGAGATGTTGCACCTGATTGCGCAAAAATCTATATTGAAAAAGTTATAAATATTTGCAATGAGAATATAAAAATTGCAACAATTGGTGGAAGATATTATGGAATGGATAGAGATAATAGATGGGATAGAGTAGAACTTGCTTATAATGCAATTGCAAATGCAACTCCTAAAACTAAAGATAATATTTTAGATTTTATAGATAACTCTTACAAAAATGAGATATTTGATGAGTTTTTAATTCCAACTGCGCTAGACGGTTATGATGGAATTAAAGATGGTGATGGAGTTATTTTTTGCAATTTTAGAAGCGATAGAGCAAGAGAGCTTTCAAGTGTATTTGCAAAAAATGATTTTAAAGAGTTTGAGAAAAAAACATTAAATGTTCAAATTGCAAGTATGACTCAGTATGATAAAAATATTCCAATTCCTGTAATATTTGAAAAAGATAATCCAACAAATACTTTAGCACAAGTTATTTCAGATGCTGGTTTATCTCAACTTCATACAGCAGAAACTGAAAAATATGCTCATGTAACTTTCTTTTTCAATGGTGGAGTTGAAGAGCCATTTTTAAATGAAACAAGAGTTTTAATACCTTCACCAAATGTTGCAACTTATGATTTGCAACCCCAAATGTCAGCTCCAAAAGTAGGAGAAGCTGTAAGAACCGCTATGAAAAATCAAACTGATTTTATTGTTGTAAATTTTGCAAATGGTGATATGGTTGGTCATACTGGAGTTTATGAAGCGGCTATAAAAGCTGTTGAAGCTGTTGATTATGAACTTGGACTTATTTTAGAAGAGGCAAAAAAAGAGAACTATAACATAGTATTAACATCTGACCATGGAAATTGTGAGATGATGAAAGATGAAAATGGAAATACTCTTACAAATCATACAGTTGGAGATGTTTATTGTTTTGTGATTGCTCCTAATATTACAAAAGTAAAAGAGGGAAGTTTAAATAACATTGCACCAACAGTTTTAAAACTTATGGGACTTGATATACCAAAAGAGATGGATGAACCACTAATTTGA
- the mraY gene encoding phospho-N-acetylmuramoyl-pentapeptide-transferase: MFYWLYRHLEINIFQYISVRAGISFFLAFVFTMYLMPKFISWAKSKKASQPIYELAPEAHQAKAGTPTMGGVVFIFSTIIATILTAKLNNFYIVGGLLTLALFSLIGIKDDLSKILKAKNSAGLSARMKLFLQFLSAGFVVALLFYLGHTSDLYIPFYKFPIFEMGILAIVFWMFIIVGSSNAVNLTDGLDGLATVPSILAFSTLSILVYVVGHIGFANYLLMPNISIAGELAIMGAAIIGALIGFLWFNAYPAEVFMGDSGSLPLGAFMGYLAIVAKSEILLIAIGFIFVLETVSVMLQVGSYKLRQKRVFLMAPIHHHFEQKGWKENKIIVRFWIISFMANLVALLSLKLR, translated from the coding sequence TTGTTTTATTGGCTCTACAGACATTTAGAAATAAACATTTTTCAATATATTTCAGTTCGTGCAGGAATTAGCTTCTTTTTAGCTTTTGTTTTTACCATGTATCTAATGCCAAAATTTATAAGTTGGGCAAAAAGCAAAAAAGCTTCACAACCTATCTATGAACTAGCTCCAGAAGCACATCAAGCAAAAGCAGGAACTCCTACTATGGGTGGAGTTGTCTTTATATTTTCCACAATTATTGCAACAATTCTAACAGCAAAATTAAACAATTTTTATATCGTTGGAGGGCTTTTGACTCTTGCTTTGTTCTCACTAATTGGTATAAAAGATGATTTATCAAAAATTTTAAAAGCAAAAAATAGTGCAGGGCTTAGTGCAAGAATGAAACTTTTTTTACAGTTTTTAAGTGCAGGATTTGTTGTAGCACTACTATTTTATCTTGGACATACGAGTGATTTGTATATACCATTTTACAAATTTCCTATATTTGAAATGGGAATTTTAGCTATTGTTTTTTGGATGTTTATAATTGTTGGTTCTTCAAATGCTGTAAATCTTACAGATGGTCTTGATGGTTTAGCAACTGTTCCATCAATACTAGCATTTTCTACTTTGTCAATTTTGGTTTATGTTGTTGGACATATTGGTTTTGCTAACTATTTATTAATGCCAAATATTAGTATAGCTGGAGAGTTAGCAATTATGGGAGCTGCAATTATTGGTGCTTTAATTGGGTTTTTGTGGTTTAATGCTTATCCCGCAGAAGTTTTTATGGGAGATAGTGGTTCTTTACCTTTAGGTGCATTTATGGGATATTTAGCAATTGTTGCAAAATCTGAAATTTTACTTATAGCTATTGGATTTATTTTTGTTTTAGAGACCGTTTCCGTTATGTTACAAGTTGGTTCATATAAATTAAGACAAAAAAGAGTTTTTTTAATGGCTCCTATTCATCACCATTTTGAACAAAAAGGTTGGAAAGAGAATAAAATAATTGTGCGATTTTGGATAATATCTTTTATGGCAAATCTTGTTGCACTATTAAGTTTAAAGTTGAGATAA